GATAGCGCTGTAGTGTATCCCCTCACGTAACGGGTTTCGAACGCGCGCCACGGGGGTGAGCGGCGCCTGGGCTGTTGCCAAATACATGCCATTTACCGCGCTCCGTCCCGCGATAGTGTGGGCTGACCCGAAGAACAGAGCCTCAGGACGGTCGTATCAGGCGGCAGCCTCTTCATTAAGGGATCGACGATTCAGGCAATGCGCTCAAACCCGACCGCCGGCATGTACTTCCGCTGGGCATGGCGTCCGTATCAGGAGCGCGTTCTGGGTGTAGTCGATCGGCACCTCTCCGACCGCCGGCTACACCTGGTGGCGGCGCCGGGCGCCGGCAAGACGGTACTGGGCATCGAAATTTTTCGCCGGCTCGGGCACCCGGCCGTCGTGCTTTCGCCGACGCGCACGGTACGCGAACAGTGGATCGAACGATTGGCGGATTTTCTGCCGGAGCAGATGTCGGCAAGGCCTGATTGGGCGGGCAGCGATCTGCATACGCCGGGCTGGTTCACGTCGGTGACCTACCAGGCGCTCCACGTGCGGTATCGTGCGTCGGAGAATGCCACAGAATCCGGAGAGACAGAAAGGAGCCTGAAGGCGCCCGACGCGGCGGAGGTGGACGACGTTGCGGCACGGTTGCGATCCGCCGGCGTCCGCACGGTCATCCTCGACGAAGCGCATCATCTGCGCGCCGAATGGTGGCGGGTGCTCCGCCAGCTCTGCGACGCGCTCGAATCGCCCACGATCGTGGCCCTGACCGCTACTCCGCCCTACGATGTGAAAGGCAGGGAATGGAAGCGTTATGAAGCGCTCTGCGGTCCGATTGATGAGGAGATCGGCGTCCCGGAACTGGTCAAAACCGGCTCACTTTGCCCGCATCAGGATCTCGTCTGGGCCGTGTTGCCCGAACAGGACGCGCGCGACCGCATAGGCCGGCACGAGGAAGCGGTCTACGCGACAGTCGACCGCCTGCTCCAGGATGAAACGTTGCGCGAGGTGATCCGCGCGCACCCGCTGCTGCACGCAGAAGAATTGGCCCCCGACACCGTGCTCGAACGACCGGAGCGCGCGATCGCGCTGATGGTCTACCTGCGCGCCTGCGGCGAACCCGCGCCCCGATGGTTGCTAGCGCTCTTTGGCGCGGACGAGGAAGACATGCCCGCGTTCGACCGTTACTGGGCTGGTGTGCTCCTTCAGCATGTCTTGTTCGAAATGGACGGTCAGGAGCCCGAACCCGTCGCCTCGTGGAAAGAGTCGATGATCGCCTCCCTTCGCGCGCGAGGGTTGATTCACGGCCGGCAGCTTCGGTTCGATGCGAGTCCGCTGATCGAGCGATCGCTTGGCCTCTCCGACGCGAAGGTGGACGCCTGCATCCGGATAAATCGAGAAGAGCGATCGGTCCGGGGCGCGGCGCTCCGTCAGGTGATCCTGACCGACTATATCCGATTTGGTGAGACCGAGCGCCTCGGGGCCTGGCCGGTTTTCGTGCGATTGCTGGAGGATGACGCCACGCATGCGAAGACATGCGCCCTGCTCACCGGTCAGTACGTTGCATTGCCCGGGCATCTGCTCCCCGCACTCGAGGCGTGGACGGGGCCGCTGGATGCGAAGCCGGCCGGACTGCCCGCGGATCATCTAGTCGTGCCGGCCGGGAAGGCAAACGATCGGACGGTCGCCGGCATGACGGATCTGCTGTTTCGGGGGCAAATTCATACCCTCGTGGGCACTCGTTCGCTGCTGGGCGAGGGTTGGAACGCGCCTGCGGTGAATTCGCTCGTTATTGCCAGCCATGCAGGGTCGTATGTCTATACCAATCAGATCCGCGGTCGCGCGATCCGCTCGGACGCCGGCACACCTGACAAGATGTCGAGCATCTGGCATCTGGTCGCGCTGGAGCCGGGTTCGCCCAGCGGGTACGCTGATTGGGATCGACTGGTGGACCGCTTTGACGCGTTTGTCGGGTTGTCCGCTGCCGGGACGCGTATCGAAAGCGGATTCGAACGTCTAGCGGTTTCGCGCCCTGCGAGTTCGTCGGATGTGGCGGCATCGAATGCCGAGTCGGTCCGGCGCCTCCAGGCACTTGGCGACGAGCGCGCGCGTTGGGCCGCATCGATCGAAGGCGCTATCGAGGGCCGTGTAGGGCCGACGCTGGACATCCGCCGTACGCCGCCCAGCTTCCGCTCGTACCATTTCGCGCGGACGCTTCGATTCCTCGTGTATCTGAGTACCAGCGTTATCTGGACGGTCCTGAATTACGGATACGACCTTGCCCGCACCGTGCGTGTCTTCGCGGACATGCGCTGGGTATTGATCGGCGCCGGCCTGCTGGGAGTGGGCTTTTCGGCGCCGGCGCTATGGAAAGCCGCTCAGATCGCCTGGAAACACGCCCCGCTTGGAGGCACGCTCGGGCAGATGGCGCTGGCGCTTCAGCGGGCGCTCTCCGACGCCGGCGTATTCGAGACCCCCGCCGGCCAGCTGGCTGTCGAGGCGACCGAAATGTATCCCGGCGACTGGTCGGTTCGCCTCCTAGGCGGGACGTATTACGAACAGTCGCTGTTCACGGAAGCGCTGGCCGAGGTGCTGGACCCCATCCAG
This Rhodothermales bacterium DNA region includes the following protein-coding sequences:
- a CDS encoding DEAD/DEAH box helicase family protein, producing MYFRWAWRPYQERVLGVVDRHLSDRRLHLVAAPGAGKTVLGIEIFRRLGHPAVVLSPTRTVREQWIERLADFLPEQMSARPDWAGSDLHTPGWFTSVTYQALHVRYRASENATESGETERSLKAPDAAEVDDVAARLRSAGVRTVILDEAHHLRAEWWRVLRQLCDALESPTIVALTATPPYDVKGREWKRYEALCGPIDEEIGVPELVKTGSLCPHQDLVWAVLPEQDARDRIGRHEEAVYATVDRLLQDETLREVIRAHPLLHAEELAPDTVLERPERAIALMVYLRACGEPAPRWLLALFGADEEDMPAFDRYWAGVLLQHVLFEMDGQEPEPVASWKESMIASLRARGLIHGRQLRFDASPLIERSLGLSDAKVDACIRINREERSVRGAALRQVILTDYIRFGETERLGAWPVFVRLLEDDATHAKTCALLTGQYVALPGHLLPALEAWTGPLDAKPAGLPADHLVVPAGKANDRTVAGMTDLLFRGQIHTLVGTRSLLGEGWNAPAVNSLVIASHAGSYVYTNQIRGRAIRSDAGTPDKMSSIWHLVALEPGSPSGYADWDRLVDRFDAFVGLSAAGTRIESGFERLAVSRPASSSDVAASNAESVRRLQALGDERARWAASIEGAIEGRVGPTLDIRRTPPSFRSYHFARTLRFLVYLSTSVIWTVLNYGYDLARTVRVFADMRWVLIGAGLLGVGFSAPALWKAAQIAWKHAPLGGTLGQMALALQRALSDAGVFETPAGQLAVEATEMYPGDWSVRLLGGTYYEQSLFTEALAEVLDPIQNPRYLLVRRGTGAWKRRKDYHAVPAVLGANRADAEQFARHWHDLVGPGELVYLRNRAGRQHLLYARAAALARVFELPAQRRDRWH